aattaccatgtacgaaaataaatttcaggttcAGAACATtctccttgaataatgatgcacaaaatagtcgacaagctttcttttaaataattctgactgtcaaatttccaattattattattattagtattttttaTTTGACTTTTTTGAACGCATAAGTTACACTACACTCGtgataaaatattggaaatacagctcactcagctcggctcgacgggcaaaagattgttgtcgaagtctattactcgtcgctttcaaGATTCCAGATCATCATCGCCTGTCtcgttcatccaattgacgttgcCTTCTTGAGCTTCATGAGAGCATATTTTGTtgactaaaacgccattcgcgtcgcaatgacttttgacgccattgctggttaacgagaataacaaactcacgaggcagagtgtatatttatatttaataagTTAGCACaatagaaagacgctaacctcattttgacacgaaaatgctttactattgccataaaaactatccagttaagctcgcatattataaaacatgatgaattcataaaggcaaccttttccagcgaacaattttttgaaacaaacaacatatttgctattagaggcaaaaaccccttcctatttcattacgtgcgtgaagagaaaaaactcagtcgtgtcaaatatgcgcaatattacaacaaacaaaatttcaggatcaaaccgattccatgaagaaccttttccttaaataatgaagcacaaaatagacgacaagctttctttcaaataattcttggctgtcacatttccaattatttttttactgaagactgtgcagagttgatcacagatccacttaaggtgttccattcgttctctgtctttgttgaacccataagttaccagagaattttccatttggtttcagtgttctacataacagcacacttggtaaaatattagaattACAGCTGACtctgatttcggctcgacgggcgatagattgttgtcgaagtccattacccgtcgcttttaagattccaggtgtttgtaTTTCACCGCaagcctagtttatccaactgatttcattattgagctccataagggtatcttttgtttaaggatccactaaaacgccattcgtgttacatgactttcgacgccattgcaggttcagttaatgattctactgtgtccaccagagaaatctacgcatttccactatcctctcgatcctaagaaaatacgcgcagaagctctatgcacaaagacaccacttaccaggggagtgataggcaagacttttaccgacacggaaaataaaaaaaataaaacgaacaaattccacccactttccgactgggattgccatactggcaaacCAGTAATAAGCCGTGAAGTTACTTTCCGTAAACAGAATCTGGACTGCAGCATCAAATGGACAACAGCTGTCAACAGCTGGACGGCATGTAAAAGTAAGTCATCGTTTTTAAGCTGTGAAGTAGAGTTTAGTGcaataatttcattcaaaacCTGCGTTTTCGGCTTAAATAAGTATTTGCGCGTGAGAATCAAGAAAACAGGAATATGCAAGTGAGATTAAATTTTAATGAAACTGCACAGATTTCGAAGGCGTTTTATAAAGCGCTCGCTTAAAAACCCAGAGCAATTTTTATATGCTGTGTAAGAAGAGCATTTAGACACGTTATTAACATAATATGAACTCCATTGAACACATTGACAACCCGAAACCTTTGAAAACTCGTTAATACCTCTTTAGAAATCGAAAATAAGGATTGGTTTCATTTTTGACCGTGGCCGCGATTTTATAATTTTGCTTGATATTTCTGTGGATTCGCTCTTAAGATTGCACCTGTGAATTTATATCGTTGCGGGCTTAACAGGAAACGTCCTTAAGCCTCGAaagacaaccggaagtgagttgttttccttttttatttgtctGTACGCTACCGCacttacattgctaagtatctgtTCACTATGATAGACATGCGAACTGTTCACTTCCGGTATCGTTCGTGGCTCAaaaacattagggagcttaaagcaCGGGCGTTTTCGAgacgcggacagcaaccggaagagaacatttcacgtgccagggcagtggtgtctcccagatttttatactaatcgtctctaatggagaaaagatacttagcaaaataaatgtggttgtgtgacgACAAGTTAAAAGGGGAAACCGCTGACTTCCGGtggccgtctgcgtctcaaaaacgcgcttgcGTAAGCTTCCCATTAGAGAgctttaagcacgcgacgtgTTTGATTCATGGaaggaaaccggaagtgaaagtTTCCCACGCCAGTACAGTGGTCTCATCCAGATGTTCAAACTAATCGTCTCTGCTAGTGAAAGATACTTAACAACGTTTATGtgattgtgtgaagacaagttaaatgcGAATTCAGCTCACTTTCGGTGCCGTctgtggctcaaaaacgtcgcttCTTTCAAGGGCCGGGCAAACTGCTTcgacatccgttcgattttgttaaaCAGCGAACTTGAAACCGTTTGCCGCCTCTTCCCGTCCCCCGCCTCTTTAATTGTGTTGAAACCTGTCGAATCGAAGTttaatcgatgttgaatgagttatggcgaatgttgaatgaatttCAAGCCGTTTGTCCCCCTCTTTCAGCATTGTTGCGTATGCGCGTGcccactaatcggtctctcaataAGGTATCAATAGTAATAACTCCATACTCATGGTAACAAACagggctgcagcctgggactgaataccaggctTGTCGTAAAgcttcgttcaacaaaatcgaaggGATGTTAATGCCGAAGCCGTCTGCCCGGGccttaaagactctctgtctaccGAGATGCACCGCGCGCAGACACGGAGGTTTCGTATGATATGAAAGCAGCAATTTTCTGTCGGTGcgtttttccttctttaaatcATTCGTTATCGAGGACATCCATCGGGATTTGTTCtcatgaaagtggataccactacatcctgcagtacgaaccagccaaagcaagcaaatggaaaagccgacaacgcaacaacatcctctggtacaaccctccctttagcaaaaaataccagtaccaacatcggacacaaattcctcgccctagtagacaagcactttcccaaagatcacaagctcagaaaaatcttcaaccgaaacaccatcaagatcagttatagctgcatgaacaacaggaaacaaataatcgataaccataacaaacgcatcctaaccgcatctatacagatcgatgacaccgccaccgccgccgccgccgctaccattactaacaacaagacatgcaactgccgacaaaagaatacatgcccgctcgacggaaactgcctgcaatcatcagtaatctaccaagccaccgttacacgtaaagaaaacaacacaaccgaaacatacatcggactcacagagaacgacttcaaaacgagatacagaaaccacactgcatcattccgccacgctaaacacagaaactccaccgaactcagcaagcatatctggaccctcaaagacaacagcatcgaacactttatttcctggcgcattctctcatcgcactcgccgtacaacagctcaagcaaaagatgtaatctctgcctcaaaaaaaaattcctaatcatctgccgacccgaactatcaacactaaacaaacgtaatgaactcgtgttttcttgccgccacagaaacaaagccctcctgcgcaataactaaacttaatttcgcactgcataaattagacaaactatattgtatataagcgatggtaaagtttattctcattaaatcccctgatgagtggccgaccacgaaacaggcttgtagggatgaacttgtagtttatttgtgtttttcttccatatatactacgctctacttctatgtattgagcgctgttttacgaaaatcaagtttcacactctctctctctctctctctatatatatatatatatatatatacttatatatataatacGTTAAAATGCTTCGAGCCAACAGAGATGCTGCGCCAGAAGGATCCgaaaggattcacagtccaaacctcgagaagataatttaaaattgttataggaaacgaggacggacaacttcgagcgaaggaaaatatatacagtaaaaattcttaaaatgataaaaaatttaataaaaagacgtttcggtctgtgaccttcatcagttgcagtgcaagtgaatagtgaattacaatttccttaaataagtttacaatagaaaagataacaaaacattacaaagatgacTACATAACAGGGCGTGATAACACATATTCGCAAAAGATTAACAAGTGATGAACAATCGGTAATTACTACGCGTGAAACCGATGACAATACGAAACGAACCCACGAGAAAAACCAAAccgaaagataaaataaaagaatacaaacatacaaataaaatgaaaagtgtAAAGAAAAGGCTGTCGAGTCCACTGAGAATGTCAAGGAGCTAGCGTTATGGGCCCTTAAACAGCATTGTAATAAATTCCGGGTTAGGGGCCCCCACCCAATTTACATGTGATCTCTACgttaattgtagtttattctttttttcgagtgaaattcctgacgcctattcaagccaaaaggtgccaaagaaaacaactgtgcaCTCCAATATGCCTCTTTAGTGATAAGGAGTTTCTCGATGCTGCATGAATTGTTGACAGTCTCCTGCACTTGATCAATACATTGgaatgagaagtcgcttaaatcatgtggtgttttgttgaaatgtaccGCTACCTCACAAGTCTTTTTTTTGGTGACCATAGCAGACTTATGGTTGCGAAATCTAACTCTAAAGTCAGTTGTTGTAGAACCAATGTATTGCAGGCGACATTTCTTGCACGAAGCCAAATAAATGATGTTCTTGGAATCACAAGAAAGTTTTGAtcgtattttgtaacttttacctGTTTGAAAACTTAGAAAGGAATTTGATTCAACCAAGAAGTTGCGACAGAGATCGCATCTTgttcttttacatttaaaacaacccTTAGCCTCAACAATCTCTTCGCGTTCGGTGTTGGGGCCATAACGAGATGGTGCCAACAATTCCTTAAGGTTTTTAGATCTTCGAAAGGATGCTATGatggaatttggaggaaaaagctcttttaatttaGGGTTGGATTCCAAAATCGCTAggtgtttgctgatgatgcgaCCTACATCAGGTAGATTTGGATTAAATGTGGTCACAAAtggaaataatttcttcttaGATCTGGCACGAGTCCTAAGTAGATCACTTCTAGGTATGGTTGAGGCCTTACGAAATTGATCATCCACTAATTTAGAAGGGTAACCTTGATTGACTAAATAACCCTTGTATTCAGTAGTTCTCTCGGCAAGAAAAATTTGTTCCGAACAGTTTCTTTGTAACCTTGTCGCTACGTCGTAAGGAATAGCCTTAAAAACGTGTTTAGGATGAGCACTTGATGGTGCGAGGTACAGATGACTATCCGTTGGCTTTGAATAAACGTCTGTCTTAATAAAACCATCGATAAGATATAGAGTTAGGTCTAGCACGTGGAGCTCGCGCTCAGaaaaaactaattcaaattttatAGTAGGGTATAAAGAATTTATAAATTCGGTAAACTCATGCAGTGCAAGAAGGCCCTGTTGCCAAAGGTCAAAAACATCGTCACGGTATCGCCACCATAAAGCCGGCTTTATGGGGCCAGAAAATTTAGCCTGAAAATCTATTTCACCCATGGCAAGATCCGCGTAACTACAAGCATTCTTTGGGCCCATAGCTGTGCCATGAATTTGTagaaagaaattttctttaaaaaccgAGTGATTGCTcttcaaacaaatttctacCGCTTCCAAAATACAATTTGTAGATGGAAGTTGATTTTCTCTAGCATCCAGTGCTTTCTTTACTGCAGTGAGACCAAGTTGATTATCAATGTTAGGGAACATTGACACAACATCCCATGAAACTAATAAAGTGCCCTCGGGAAAAGGGCCACTCCGGTTAAGATCCTCAATTCTATTCAGCAAATCGGTAGTATCTTTGATGAAAGATGGCAATTCGCGAGCCAGTGGTTGCATATAAAATTCAGTGAAGGCTGAGAGATTTTCTATTGCCGTACCACAACAAGATGTGATGAGCCTAAGAGGATTCCCTACTTTGTGGGTTTTGATGTTTCCAAAGGCAACCCCTGGTTTGGCGGCTTCTTTGTTAACTATCCAATTAGCtacttgttttgaaatttcaccTTTTCTGACCCATTTGTCACACCAGCTCTCAACCCGAGTCAAATGCGTAATAGTAGGATCCTCTTGTAAGGGTTTATAATGCAATTGGTTTCGAAGCTGACCGAACATTTTATCCTCGTATTCCCCTTTCTCAATTAAGACAAAGCGAGAACCTTTATCTTGTATCCGAATTACCACATCAGAATTTCTAAATTGTTTTAACGCAACTCGTTCTCCTTTGGTTAGGTTATCTCTAGCTAATTTAATATTCCGAGGGTTTATCAAATCACGCCTAACACTGGATAGAAAAAGTTCAAGTTCTGGATACCTTGATGGTGgtggcttccatttcttttctttcggaACTTGAGGAAGGTGACCAGTTGACTCTTGATTATCTTCAGGGctattttcaatgaaaaagacTGCTGTCTGCAAGCGGGCCTCAAAAGCTTCCAAATCGTCGTATACACGTTGCCAGTCAACAGTCAGCCAGTGAAAAAACAGTCAGCTAGTGAGCTAGTGAGAAAACGAAAACTCTTTCGTCGAAAGCGCAGGTTAACGAACACAACCACTTCTAAAATCAGTTAGATCCCATCAACCTCTCAAACATGTCCATTAGCCAAGACCAAATCAATCTACTCAAGAAAGGATCATCTTTCTGCCCCATACCAAAAGATGTTAGGCGATaaccgagtgtgtcactgatgttcttaccacattttgacgtcttctgtgatctattactgaacagacccacggcaacatggaatctatttgttttatataataaagaattaaactttattcgcataaaagctgatggtgacgtcaatcgtgcgtctgtcctctaatagatcataggcaagaaccaatcaaaatccgtgaataacttgggttattatataaataaataaataaatatatatatatatatatatatatatatatatatatatatatatatatttatatatatatatatatatacagttcACGTAGACGTTACAACGAGCCTCCGGCTCCTAGGTGTTCTacgtggttaaataaagtattTTTATGTCCTTTCTCCCTCCCCATATCAGGAATTCATTTGAATATTGGGCTGTATTACCTGAGCTTGTTTACTGGGTACAGAAAAAGATAGTAATCACGAAGTGGAGTGAAATGGCTCAGGGCGAAGGCCCAGAGCCGGTttaatcaataaaatatttggtTCCAAGACAAATGTAATGAGCCCAGTATAGGTGAGGGCAGAAAAAACCCTCGCCTTACACAAACTAAATCCGAATCACTACCAGGAAAGCACCGCGGACAGGGAAGGGGAGGAGTAGGAGGGGTACTGAAACAAACGTGTTCACCAAAGAAAGCAGGAATGAATGGCAGCTTAACAGTAATGTAACACTTAATGAACGTGACACAAGTTAGTGGGGGTTCAATAAAATGAAATCTCCCGTACCCCTGCACCGTGACCGCCACGTGCCTTCTGGTATTACATAACAATCATTTATACATAACAGATTTCATGCACGATTACCATTTATATGCTAATATTAAGCCACCAGAGGCCATGGAGAAAACCATAAAATTCTATTTGTCAGACAAATAAtctctatttattttattatgtcACTGCCGGTTTACACAGCTTATCcttatgttgatgtttatgCCGCAGTGTAAAGCAGGCAAAACATGCATGTGCATTCATAATTGACACAAATGGTGACCACGAGATTCTCAAAAACGTTGCCAGTTGATCAGAAAATGATGATTGATGATTTTTGATTAGTTTATTTCTCCAATATGAAAAGGTACAGCGAGTATTGCTTGTCTGCTTTAAGTGCAGACAAGCAATACTCGCGACATGCCCTGCGTTTTAATTTTAGTAGAAAAGTGCCGTCACCTCAACAAATTACAAGCTCGTAATTATAAAACAGCTTAGCTATGTAGGTAACAGTCTATTGAACTCTTACTAAGTGATACTGATTTGTAACCAGTTTAAATTTAGCTTTAGCTGACAGTTTTCGAAAACTTATTATGTGATATTGCGTTTTACAATGACTTTGATTATTCAGGCCTTTTCAAAACAAACCATGCAGAAAAGTACAATGAATAAGTATAATAAAGCATCAACGACTAGATGTGGTGTTCTAAATTTTCGTTTCTCTTGAAATATTTACTCTGCGAAAAATTTAACAGATGTCTTATCCACTGTTAAAAAAATCATCCGGCAAGTAAACTAATTGGTTTCCTTAAGCAAGAATATTCCTTACAACACAAGCAACGGGGCCACTATCGAAAATGTTCGATTTGCGAGTACTTTAGTTATAAGCTTGATAAACATGTTCGAGTTCCTGTTTGCGGACAAATGCCGACGCTACTTGAGCGGGAATGTAGAAGACCGCCTTTAATCTCATTTGTACCTCATATTAAAACACGGAAGAGTACATTGAAaacgatgtttctcgtgacgtcagcCTTTTTGCTAAAACTAAAAGTGTACGAGCTTTCGACCACATAAAAAGCAGTCTTTACCGGGTAAAATGATCAGACACCTTATATAGTGTGATAAGACAAGAAAACAGGAGAAAGAAGTTTAAGGTAACTTTGTTAAAATAAAGGGAATGCTGCATTGCTGTCCTCAGTAGGTGTGATCGCGGTAGGCCAAGACTCCAAGAACTTTCTGATGCGAATGATCAACACGTTACGCCTTGTTTAATCAATAAAATGGACCTAAGACCAAGCATGACTTGCAATTCTGGGCCCTTTGGACGCTGCAGTTTACATTCTTCGTGTGTTCTTTTTTCTTCGTAGTATATGATCTGTCCGTTTTCACCGGCAGGGCTAAAAAGTACAGGTCACTTGAATATCAGGTTGCGCCAGAGGAAAGTGGGGATCGAGAACTAATGTTAAAGCGTTACTCGCGTTTAAAGCTGTTACTCGCAACCTTAAATAGTTTAGGAAAGGCTCAACAACATAGACATGGAACGTTCGGAAACGTATTATTGTGTTTTTGGGCAAACAAATTTCTTACCCAAGATTGAAAAGCTCCTCCACCAACTGAAAACATCTGGCTTCCCGAAGCAAGAATGTACAATTCAACAATAGCAACGGAGCCACTATCAACAAGGTGATAAGCCTTTGGATCGAAGAATGTTGGATTCTCGAGTAACCCTTCTATGACCGTCATGAGCAAGCCCGAATTTTTCCGTGCGAGCAATACGGTGCCTGAGTGAGATCCGAACTGGAAAAAATCTGCAGCGACAAACGTTTTTCTCGTAGAGTTTCCATTCTTTGGGTCACGATCTCGTTCTTGCTGGATCCGTGCTACCATTTCCGTGATACACTTGACTACTAACGAAATAGGACCTCTATGACGAAGAATATGTTCAGTGCGCAGGTGAACAGATATGAAATTAGAACCCAACTTTTTTGATACAAAATCATGAGCAATTTCCAAGAGTTtgtcattaaaaaaagaaacatccaGCGCATGAAGACGAAACTGGATTGTCGATGGCAATGGGAAGTTGGCTCGGCCTTTCGTGCCATTCCCTCTCCACTCCTTAATGCCGACGCACGGTCTACCCTTGATAACCTGGTCGTGGAATCTCTCGATCGATTTAAGAATCCCCACATCGACGCAAATAGTTGTTGCAACTCTAAGTCCTTCGAATAATTGTTTGTGTTGACGACCACTCCATGCGCAAGGAATCACTGAAGGCTTTGAAACGTTCCGCTCTTGCCTCAAACGTGTTGCTTGTGGTTCATAAATAAGATACATCAGCAAATCTAATCGATCGTGGCATACATCTTGAAACGTCTTCCAGGTTGCAAGAGTGTTGTAACCGTGGGAGAGCAgctttttattaaacaaagtaaaattgAAGTAAGACGCCAGTGTCGGTAACTTAAGTTGTGGATGTTTTGCCCGAAAATTTGAGTCCCTTACAAAAGGCTCAACAGCTTGACCCCCACTAACAGTGGCTAAGGCTGCAAGAGCAATGAGATTATTTGTCGCCATCGTAAGTTGCTCCCAATAGCTAAACGCCACATAAAACTTACGAGGTTTTCTCAAAGCAGGTGTGCTCTTCAATAAGCCATCTTGCATGTCACTGTGCGTGTCGAGGGTGTTTAGTTTCAAGTGATTCGTGCGACTTACTACGTTCTCCATGTCCTTTCGAGGACCCTGTATTTTCCATATTTGCACAGTTATTAACACTGCGGcggcaacaacaacgaaaacaaaaaacttcAAACGTATCCGTAATGAAGACATTTGTAACACATTTCACTCCAGAACGAAGGGTTCTTATTCCACGTGCATAATTATCCCTGTGTGAGCTAATTCCACATGCCCAATGGAACGGTAAGATACACATCAGCCAACCATCCGTGAGATTGAATCGTTCTAGCGTGATTCAGCGAGAATCACGAGTTTGTTGTCAGCACAATAGATAATGGCATTTTGGTCAAGCAAGAGTAACATGGTTTGATGATACCCTcgccttaaataattaaaaatatctaGTTCTAAATCATATcaacaatgggccatttccgagttgctgtttgtctcgatTTCGAAGTGaatcttggtgctcaactattgtaagggaaatgagctTGATTTGCATacgaatacgcaactcatttccatttgaatggttgcgcaccagaactcgctttgaaactgaggcatgcggcaactcggaaatgggctataaATAAGCGGTTAATGGGTCTAGCTCACTTAAACGGACAGTTCGAAAGATTTATACATGTCATTTTATCCTTGTGGGAAACATTGGTGGATGAAGTCAGCAATTTAGTTTCCTACACTTCGTAAACTTCTTTCTCCCCCAAAAAAGTGCCATCGATACAAACTGTTTTCCTTGACACCGAGATCTTTAGGACCTCGCTTCTCAATTCTCAACATTCTAGACATAAGGACTCATTTTAAGCTGACCGAAACTTTCCAATGTACACAAACTCACGGTGCAATTGATTGGGAAGTTCGGATTTAGATATTAAAATGTGGATCACGGTGTCACGGTGTTAGGAACCTCTGTTgaaaaactcgtactcgttttGGAAAATCCAACGGTGTCTTCATCAGGGGCAATCTAAAGTCCTTTTATAGTGACTGATTATGATCCCTTCcttcaaggacggtgcctactaattcacaggtatttttgccccggtttatgattatgcagggaatgtagatcttgacaagtgtcattgaagtccaaaaagaaaattgggggtaaccacacatttttccaagataattcatgaacaataattgtaaaaagctttaaaatacaatgcaatatatggcgttctttcccaaattgaagctaaattatctctcaaaaatgcatggttacccccaattttctttttggataccaagagtacttagtaagatctactttcttcggatagttttaaaccgcgcaaaaatatccctgtattagcgagcatcaccgataggaaactcgagtatctcgagatgcgcagaacgcatgcgcgataacaatagtaggcactgtccttaagaaGCTGTAAATAATTACTGTTCAATAAACGACcagaccccagttgttcaaacgtgGATAACGCTATTCACCGTACAAATCACTCTCCATTGGGTAGCGCAATTGGTTTATCTGGCGGATAGCGcaatccatcgtttgaacaactggagacaggagtgttttatcgggttttgaTCCCCACGGCAAAGCCGAGTGGTTTTTAACCCGATAAGTTtgttgaacggcttcaaaaacatttcacaaaaagcgtgtccctcggtttcaaattgtgagaggagaacattagcatacaagaaaaacaacaatgcATTAttgcattcattcattcattcatttattcattcattcattcattcattcattcattccgcGCATACTAGGGCTATTACCTTAGCAAAGTTTCATTGGTAACTGTTGCCGTAAGCAAGTTCCCCAAGTGACCTTGTTGAGGCCTGAAAGTACATTTGCTTAGTTGTTTTAAAAGACATGATGTGATTTTCTTGTTGGAATTTTATAAAGGATGTGATTAAGGAAgtactatttccaaaacga
This portion of the Montipora capricornis isolate CH-2021 chromosome 11, ASM3666992v2, whole genome shotgun sequence genome encodes:
- the LOC138024044 gene encoding uncharacterized protein isoform X3, with protein sequence MSSLRIRLKFFVFVVVAAAVLITVQIWKIQGPRKDMENVVSRTNHLKLNTLDTHSDMQDGLLKSTPALRKPRKFYVAFSYWEQLTMATNNLIALAALATVSGGQAVEPFVRDSNFRAKHPQLKLPTLASYFNFTLFNKKLLSHGYNTLATWKTFQDVCHDRLDLLMYLIYEPQATRLRQERNVSKPSVIPCAWSGRQHKQLFEGLRVATTICVDVGILKSIERFHDQVIKGRPCVGIKEWRGNGTKGRANFPLPSTIQFRLHALDVSFFNDKLLEIAHDFVSKKLGSNFISVHLRTEHILRHRGPISLVVKCITEMVARIQQERDRDPKNGNSTRKTFVAADFFQFGSHSGTVLLARKNSGLLMTVIEGLLENPTFFDPKAYHLVDSGSVAIVELYILASGSQMFSVGGGAFQSWPCR
- the LOC138024044 gene encoding uncharacterized protein isoform X1 translates to MFGQLRNQLHYKPLQEDPTITHLTRVESWCDKWVRKGEISKQVANWIVNKEAAKPGVAFGNIKTHKVGNPLRLITSCCGTAIENLSAFTEFYMQPLARELPSFIKDTTDLLNRIEDLNRSGPFPEGTLLVSWDVVSMFPNIDNQLGLTAVKKALDARENQLPSTNCILEAVEICLKSNHSVFKENFFLQIHGTAMGPKNACSYADLAMGEIDFQAKFSGPIKPALWWRYRDDVFDLWQQGLLALHEFTEFINSLYPTIKFELVFSERELHVLDLTLYLIDGFIKTDVYSKPTDSHLYLAPSSAHPKHVFKAIPYDVATRLQRNCSEQIFLAERTTEYKGYLVNQGYPSKLVDDQFRKASTIPRSDLLRTRARSKKKLFPFVTTFNPNLPDVGRIISKHLAILESNPKLKELFPPNSIIASFRRSKNLKELLAPSRYGPNTEREEIVEAKGCFKCKRTRCDLCRNFLVESNSFLSFQTGKSYKIRSKLSCDSKNIIYLASCKKCRLQYIGSTTTDFRVRFRNHKSAMVTKKKTCEVAVHFNKTPHDLSDFSFQCIDQVQETVNNSCSIEKLLITKEAYWSAQLFSLAPFGLNRRQEFHSKKRINYN
- the LOC138024044 gene encoding uncharacterized protein isoform X2 yields the protein MSSLRIRLKFFVFVVVAAAVLITVQIWKIQGPRKDMENVVSRTNHLKLNTLDTHSDMQDGLLKSTPALRKPRKFYVAFSYWEQLTMATNNLIALAALATVSGGQAVEPFVRDSNFRAKHPQLKLPTLASYFNFTLFNKKLLSHGYNTLATWKTFQDVCHDRLDLLMYLIYEPQATRLRQERNVSKPSVIPCAWSGRQHKQLFEGLRVATTICVDVGILKSIERFHDQVIKGRPCVGIKEWRGNGTKGRANFPLPSTIQFRLHALDVSFFNDKLLEIAHDFVSKKLGSNFISVHLRTEHILRHRGPISLVVKCITEMVARIQQERDRDPKNGNSTRKTFVAADFFQFGSHSGTVLLARKNSGLLMTVIEGLLENPTFFDPKAYHLVDSGSVAIVELYILASGSQMFSVGGGAFQSWLTS